A genomic stretch from Kogia breviceps isolate mKogBre1 chromosome 1, mKogBre1 haplotype 1, whole genome shotgun sequence includes:
- the LOC131744104 gene encoding large ribosomal subunit protein uL11-like: MPPKFDPNEIKVVYLRCTSGAVGATSALAPKIGPLGLSPKKVGDDIAKATGDWKGLRITVKLTIQNQQAQIEVVPSASALIIKALKELPRDRKKQKNIKHSGNITFDEIVDIARQTRHRYLARELSGTIKEILGTAHSVGCNVDGRHPHNIIDDINSGAVACPAS; the protein is encoded by the coding sequence ATGCCGCCTAAGTTCGACCCCAACGAGATCAAAGTCGTGTACCTGAGGTGCACCAGTGGGGCAGTCGGTGCCACGTCTGCCCTGGCCCCCAAGATCGGCCCCCTGGGTCTGTCTCCCAAAAAAGTTGGTGATGACATCGCCAAGGCAACTGGTGATTGGAAGGGTCTGAGGATCACAGTGAAACTGACCATTCAGAACCAACAGGCCCAGATTGAGGTGGTACCTTCTGCCTCTGCCCTGATCATCAAAGCCCTCAAGGAACTGCCAAGAGatagaaagaagcagaaaaacattaAGCACAGTGGAAACATCACTTTTGATGAGATTGTCGACATTGCCCGACAGACGCGGCATCGATATTTAGCTAGAGAACTCTCTGGAACCATTAAAGAGATCCTGGGGACCGCCCATTCTGTGGGCTGCAATGTTGATGGCCGCCACCCTCATAACATCATAGATGACATCAACAGTGGTGCGGTGGCATGTCCAGCTAGTTAA